One window of the Canis aureus isolate CA01 chromosome 1, VMU_Caureus_v.1.0, whole genome shotgun sequence genome contains the following:
- the LOC144322553 gene encoding uncharacterized protein LOC144322553 isoform X1 has protein sequence MAAAAPRVPAQDSVTFEDVAVYFSWEEWGLLDEAQRHLYHDVMLENFALVTTLGYWHGAEDEEAPSEQDASVEVSQVRTHHVGPYPKKTHPCGICFLVLKNILGMTLDQRTHAQLRPYTCRKQISFIANLHQHGKQHSGEKLLKWASFMKSCRFPVSGKSFTCGEVDKDFLANSGEHQHQDICNGKKPHSCTVCGEAIHSEKSCYSWCKCKKTFSHKYTLTQHLSVHNGERPYECSECGKSFTRRFNLSQHQKVHTGERPYKCNECGKFFTHISSFIQHQRIHTGAKPYKCSRCGKFFGQSSSLIVHKRVHTGEKPYECSECGKSFSQSSSLIKHQRVHTGVRPYECGECGKCFGDTSTLIKHRRVHTGEKPYECRECGKFFSQSSGLIQHQRVHTGERPYNCRICGKSFTRNSDLIEHKRVHTGEWPHECKACGEFFSDTQFAQHEKIHIRKRPHECNICAKAFSRRYNLIRHQKVHDLTERPYMCSKCGNVFKQWSALIQHQKVHNADGLYECNECGKAFSRRCNLIRHKKVHTGERPYGCSECGKAFSRKSHLIRHQRVHTAKP, from the exons ATGGCGGCGGCCGCGCCCAGGGTCCCGGCACAG GACAGTGTGACATTTGAAGACGTGGCTGTGTACTTCTCCTGGGAAGAATGGGGTCTCCTtgatgaggctcagagacactTATACCACgatgtgatgctggagaacttTGCACTTGTGACCACCCTGG GTTATTGGCATGGAGCAGAGGATGAGGAGGCACCTTCTGAGCAGGATGCTTCTGTAGAAGTGTCGCAGGTTAGGACTCACCACGTAGGCCCATATCCCAAGAAGACACACCCCTGTGGGATATGTTTTCTggtcttaaaaaacattttgggcATGACTCTTGATCAAAGAACACATGCCCAATTGAGACCATACACATGTAGAAAACAAATTAGTTTCATTGCAAATCTTCATCAGCATGGGAAGCAGCACAGTGGAGAGAAACTTTTGAAATGGGCTTCATTTATGAAGAGCTGCAGGTTCCCTGTGTCAGGGAAATCCTTTACCTGTGGGGAAGTTGATAAGGACTTCCTCGCCAATTCAGGTGAGCACCAGCACCAGGATATTTGTAATGGGAAGAAACCACACAGTTGCACTGTGTGTGGGGAAGCTATTCACAGTGAGAAAAGCTGTTACAGTTGGTGCAAATGCAAGAAAACCTTCAGCCACAAATACACTCTTACTCAACACCTGAGTGTCCACAatggagaaaggccttatgagtgcagtgaatgtgggaaatccttcACCCGAAGGTTTAACCTCTCTCAGCATCAGAAAGTCCACACTGGAGAAAGGCCCTATAAATGCAATGAATGTGGAAAATTCTTCACCCACATCTCCAGTTTCATTCAACACCAGAGAATTCACACTGGGGCGAAACCTTATAAATGCAGCAGATGTGGGAAATTCTTTGGCCAAAGTTCCAGCCTTATTGTACACAagagagttcacactggagaaaagccttatgagtgcagtgaatgtgggaaatcctttAGCCAAAGCTCCAGTCTCATTAAACATCAGAGAGTTCACACTGGAGTGAGGCCTTATGAGTGTGGCGAATGTGGAAAATGTTTTGGTGACACCTCCACCCTCATTAAACACCGTagagttcacactggagaaaagccTTATGAGTGCAGGGAATGTGGGAAATTTTTTAGCCAAAGTTCTGGCCTCATTCAACACCagagagttcacactggagaaagacCTTATAACTGCAGGATATGTGGAAAATCCTTTACCCGCAATTCTGACCTCATTGAACACAAAAGAGTTCACACTGGAGAGTGGCCTCACGAGTGCAAGGCATGTGGAGAATTCTTTAGTGACACCCAATTTGCTCAACACGAAAAAATTCACATCAGGAAAAGGCCTCATGAGTGCAACATATGTGCAAAAGCCTTCAGCCGAAGGTATAACCTCATTCGACACCAGAAAGTTCACGACCTCACAGAAAGGCCGTATATGTGCAGCAAATGTGGGAATGTCTTCAAACAGTGGTCTGCGCTGATTCAGCACCAGAAAGTTCACAATGCAGATGGGCTTTATGAGtgcaatgaatgtgggaaagcctttagcCGAAGGTGTAACCTCATCCGACACAAAAAAGTCCACACTGGAGAGAGACCTTATgggtgcagtgaatgtgggaaagccttcagccGAAAGTCTCACCTCATCAGGCACCAGAGAGTTCACACAGCAAAGCCATAG
- the LOC144322553 gene encoding uncharacterized protein LOC144322553 isoform X3: MTLDQRTHAQLRPYTCRKQISFIANLHQHGKQHSGEKLLKWASFMKSCRFPVSGKSFTCGEVDKDFLANSGEHQHQDICNGKKPHSCTVCGEAIHSEKSCYSWCKCKKTFSHKYTLTQHLSVHNGERPYECSECGKSFTRRFNLSQHQKVHTGERPYKCNECGKFFTHISSFIQHQRIHTGAKPYKCSRCGKFFGQSSSLIVHKRVHTGEKPYECSECGKSFSQSSSLIKHQRVHTGVRPYECGECGKCFGDTSTLIKHRRVHTGEKPYECRECGKFFSQSSGLIQHQRVHTGERPYNCRICGKSFTRNSDLIEHKRVHTGEWPHECKACGEFFSDTQFAQHEKIHIRKRPHECNICAKAFSRRYNLIRHQKVHDLTERPYMCSKCGNVFKQWSALIQHQKVHNADGLYECNECGKAFSRRCNLIRHKKVHTGERPYGCSECGKAFSRKSHLIRHQRVHTAKP, from the coding sequence ATGACTCTTGATCAAAGAACACATGCCCAATTGAGACCATACACATGTAGAAAACAAATTAGTTTCATTGCAAATCTTCATCAGCATGGGAAGCAGCACAGTGGAGAGAAACTTTTGAAATGGGCTTCATTTATGAAGAGCTGCAGGTTCCCTGTGTCAGGGAAATCCTTTACCTGTGGGGAAGTTGATAAGGACTTCCTCGCCAATTCAGGTGAGCACCAGCACCAGGATATTTGTAATGGGAAGAAACCACACAGTTGCACTGTGTGTGGGGAAGCTATTCACAGTGAGAAAAGCTGTTACAGTTGGTGCAAATGCAAGAAAACCTTCAGCCACAAATACACTCTTACTCAACACCTGAGTGTCCACAatggagaaaggccttatgagtgcagtgaatgtgggaaatccttcACCCGAAGGTTTAACCTCTCTCAGCATCAGAAAGTCCACACTGGAGAAAGGCCCTATAAATGCAATGAATGTGGAAAATTCTTCACCCACATCTCCAGTTTCATTCAACACCAGAGAATTCACACTGGGGCGAAACCTTATAAATGCAGCAGATGTGGGAAATTCTTTGGCCAAAGTTCCAGCCTTATTGTACACAagagagttcacactggagaaaagccttatgagtgcagtgaatgtgggaaatcctttAGCCAAAGCTCCAGTCTCATTAAACATCAGAGAGTTCACACTGGAGTGAGGCCTTATGAGTGTGGCGAATGTGGAAAATGTTTTGGTGACACCTCCACCCTCATTAAACACCGTagagttcacactggagaaaagccTTATGAGTGCAGGGAATGTGGGAAATTTTTTAGCCAAAGTTCTGGCCTCATTCAACACCagagagttcacactggagaaagacCTTATAACTGCAGGATATGTGGAAAATCCTTTACCCGCAATTCTGACCTCATTGAACACAAAAGAGTTCACACTGGAGAGTGGCCTCACGAGTGCAAGGCATGTGGAGAATTCTTTAGTGACACCCAATTTGCTCAACACGAAAAAATTCACATCAGGAAAAGGCCTCATGAGTGCAACATATGTGCAAAAGCCTTCAGCCGAAGGTATAACCTCATTCGACACCAGAAAGTTCACGACCTCACAGAAAGGCCGTATATGTGCAGCAAATGTGGGAATGTCTTCAAACAGTGGTCTGCGCTGATTCAGCACCAGAAAGTTCACAATGCAGATGGGCTTTATGAGtgcaatgaatgtgggaaagcctttagcCGAAGGTGTAACCTCATCCGACACAAAAAAGTCCACACTGGAGAGAGACCTTATgggtgcagtgaatgtgggaaagccttcagccGAAAGTCTCACCTCATCAGGCACCAGAGAGTTCACACAGCAAAGCCATAG
- the LOC144322553 gene encoding uncharacterized protein LOC144322553 isoform X2, with translation MCRVPLAEGYWHGAEDEEAPSEQDASVEVSQVRTHHVGPYPKKTHPCGICFLVLKNILGMTLDQRTHAQLRPYTCRKQISFIANLHQHGKQHSGEKLLKWASFMKSCRFPVSGKSFTCGEVDKDFLANSGEHQHQDICNGKKPHSCTVCGEAIHSEKSCYSWCKCKKTFSHKYTLTQHLSVHNGERPYECSECGKSFTRRFNLSQHQKVHTGERPYKCNECGKFFTHISSFIQHQRIHTGAKPYKCSRCGKFFGQSSSLIVHKRVHTGEKPYECSECGKSFSQSSSLIKHQRVHTGVRPYECGECGKCFGDTSTLIKHRRVHTGEKPYECRECGKFFSQSSGLIQHQRVHTGERPYNCRICGKSFTRNSDLIEHKRVHTGEWPHECKACGEFFSDTQFAQHEKIHIRKRPHECNICAKAFSRRYNLIRHQKVHDLTERPYMCSKCGNVFKQWSALIQHQKVHNADGLYECNECGKAFSRRCNLIRHKKVHTGERPYGCSECGKAFSRKSHLIRHQRVHTAKP, from the coding sequence GTTATTGGCATGGAGCAGAGGATGAGGAGGCACCTTCTGAGCAGGATGCTTCTGTAGAAGTGTCGCAGGTTAGGACTCACCACGTAGGCCCATATCCCAAGAAGACACACCCCTGTGGGATATGTTTTCTggtcttaaaaaacattttgggcATGACTCTTGATCAAAGAACACATGCCCAATTGAGACCATACACATGTAGAAAACAAATTAGTTTCATTGCAAATCTTCATCAGCATGGGAAGCAGCACAGTGGAGAGAAACTTTTGAAATGGGCTTCATTTATGAAGAGCTGCAGGTTCCCTGTGTCAGGGAAATCCTTTACCTGTGGGGAAGTTGATAAGGACTTCCTCGCCAATTCAGGTGAGCACCAGCACCAGGATATTTGTAATGGGAAGAAACCACACAGTTGCACTGTGTGTGGGGAAGCTATTCACAGTGAGAAAAGCTGTTACAGTTGGTGCAAATGCAAGAAAACCTTCAGCCACAAATACACTCTTACTCAACACCTGAGTGTCCACAatggagaaaggccttatgagtgcagtgaatgtgggaaatccttcACCCGAAGGTTTAACCTCTCTCAGCATCAGAAAGTCCACACTGGAGAAAGGCCCTATAAATGCAATGAATGTGGAAAATTCTTCACCCACATCTCCAGTTTCATTCAACACCAGAGAATTCACACTGGGGCGAAACCTTATAAATGCAGCAGATGTGGGAAATTCTTTGGCCAAAGTTCCAGCCTTATTGTACACAagagagttcacactggagaaaagccttatgagtgcagtgaatgtgggaaatcctttAGCCAAAGCTCCAGTCTCATTAAACATCAGAGAGTTCACACTGGAGTGAGGCCTTATGAGTGTGGCGAATGTGGAAAATGTTTTGGTGACACCTCCACCCTCATTAAACACCGTagagttcacactggagaaaagccTTATGAGTGCAGGGAATGTGGGAAATTTTTTAGCCAAAGTTCTGGCCTCATTCAACACCagagagttcacactggagaaagacCTTATAACTGCAGGATATGTGGAAAATCCTTTACCCGCAATTCTGACCTCATTGAACACAAAAGAGTTCACACTGGAGAGTGGCCTCACGAGTGCAAGGCATGTGGAGAATTCTTTAGTGACACCCAATTTGCTCAACACGAAAAAATTCACATCAGGAAAAGGCCTCATGAGTGCAACATATGTGCAAAAGCCTTCAGCCGAAGGTATAACCTCATTCGACACCAGAAAGTTCACGACCTCACAGAAAGGCCGTATATGTGCAGCAAATGTGGGAATGTCTTCAAACAGTGGTCTGCGCTGATTCAGCACCAGAAAGTTCACAATGCAGATGGGCTTTATGAGtgcaatgaatgtgggaaagcctttagcCGAAGGTGTAACCTCATCCGACACAAAAAAGTCCACACTGGAGAGAGACCTTATgggtgcagtgaatgtgggaaagccttcagccGAAAGTCTCACCTCATCAGGCACCAGAGAGTTCACACAGCAAAGCCATAG